TGCTGCTGTCGAGGCGATAGGGCAAGGAATAAACCTGTGCTTCATCCATCAGAATGGAGTATTCCACCTCACTCGATACTACCCGCGCATTATTCCCCACTGCCGTATAAGGCCCAATAAATCCATCCTCGATAAGGGCCCCAGCCCCAATATAGGCCGGGCCGCGCACGGTGCTGCGCACAATCTTGGCACCCGGCTCCACCACCACTTCCCCTATTATCTCGGCCTCGAGCAGCTCACCCTCCACCCGCCGAAGTATCTGGGACAGGGCCAGTCGATTGGCGTCCAGCAGATCCTCAGGTTTCCCGGTGTCCTTCCACCAGCCCCGCACCTGGTGGGCCACCACCCGCTGACCACGTTCCACCAGCCCCTGGATGGCCTCGGTAATCTCGTACTCGCCGCGCCCGCTGGGCTTTAGGCGCTCGATGATAGGGTGAATGGCCGGGCTGAAGAGGTAGACCCCCACCAGGGCCAGGTTGGAAGGGGGGTCTTGGGGCTTCTCCACCAGCCGCACCACCCGGCCCGCCCCATCCAGCACCACCACCCCAAAGGCCCGGGGGTCTTCGACCGGGCAAAGCAGCACAATGGCTTCCGGGCGGGCCTGACGGTACTCGGCCACCAGGTGCCGGATGCCGCCCGAAAGCAGGTTGTCGCCCAGGTAGAGCACGAAGGGGTGCTCCCCCAGAAAGGGGCGGGCGGTCTTGACCGCGTGGGCGATGCCGAGGGGGGCTTCCTGTACGATAAAGGTAAAGCGCACCCCCCAGCAAGAGCCATCCCCAAGCGCCAAGCGCACCTCCTCACCGGTCTCGGGGCTAAGGATGACCCCAATATCCTGGATGCCTGCAGCGAGCAAATCCTCGACTGCGTAGAACAGGTTGGGCTTTCCGGCAATGGGTATGAGCTGCTTGGCCCGGGTGTGGGTGAGGGGGCGCAGGCGGGTGCCTTTGCCCCCGGAGAGGACCAGCCCTTTGAGTTCCATAGCCGTGTCTAGTGTACGATGGGTCGGGCAACCAACAGCAGTATCTGTATAATCTCAAGCTCGCAAGACCCCGGCCCAAAGCCTTGGTTTGTTCGGCTAGGCATGGGTAGCTAAGGGAGCATTGAACCTTGACATTTTTCTGACAGGCCGTATGATTCCGACGAGGAGGCTCCAATATGGCTATGTGGAAGCGGAATGTCCGCTGGTGGGTTCTTGCGGCTCTACTCCTGACGATGAGTACGGGATTGGCCCAACAGCGGGTGGTCAACGTAATTTGTAGCGTTACCCAAAACTGGTGCGAGGCCCTGGGCCCGGCCTTCAAGCAGGCCAGCGGCATTGATGTGCGCATCGTCAGCGTTTCCACCAACGAAGCTCTGGCCCGCCTGCGGGCCGAGCAGGCCAACCCCACCTTCGATGTCTGGTTCGGCGGCACCGGCGACCCCCACTACGAAGCCTTCAAGGATGCGATTACCGAGTGGTACCGCGTTAAGGCCTACAACGACCTGTCGCCCACCATGAAGGCGGCCATCGGCACCACTTACATCCCGCTCTACCAGGGGATTCTGGGCTTTGGCATCAACCCCAAGGTGCTGCAAGACCGGGGCGCGCCCATCCCCCGCTGCTGGAAAGACCTGGCCAACCCGGCCTACCGCGGCCTGATCCAGGTTTCCAATCCCAACACCTCGGGTACGGCCTATACCCAGATCGCCACCCTGGTACAGATTTTTGGTGAGGAGGAAGCCTTCAACCTTATGAAGGCCTACCACCGCAACGTGGCCGAATACACCCGCTCAGGCGTAGCCCCCCGCATTGCCCTGGGACGGGGCGAGATTGGCATCGGGATTCAGTTTATGCACGACCTGGTGGAGTTCAAGAAGCAGGGCTTCCCCATCGAGATTGTGGCCCCCTGCGAAGGCACCGGCTACGAGATTGGCGGCCTGAGCCTGGTACGCGGGGCCAAGAACAAAGCCAACGGACAGGCCTTTATGGACTGGGCGGTTTCCCCAGAAGGACAGCAGGTAGGCTTCCGCGCGGGTATTTTTTCGCTGCCCTCCAACACCAAAACCCCGCTGATCGAGGGCATCCCCAATCCCAAAGACTTCAAGCTGATCAACTACGACGCCAAGAAGTTCGGCGACCCCGATCTGCGCCAGCGCCTCATTGCCCGTTGGACGCGCGAGGTCTTCCCGCTGCCTCGGCGGTGAGCGGCTCGAGGGCACCAACATCAAGCTTCGATGATGGAGAAAAAGAGCTCGAGCCTTCCCAAAGGGGGCTCGAGTTCTTGATGTAAGGAGCCTGGATGGCGCTTATCGGAACAACCGGCCGCGGCCATGCCAGTGGACGCTCACCGGCCTGGATAGCCGGCTTGGTCGCCCTGGTGAGCCTGTTGGTGCTGCCGTGGGGGCGCACCGACCGCAGCCTGATGGAGTTCGGCCAAAACTTGCTGGTTATAAACCAGGCCCCCGCCTTGGGAGGGCTGCTGCTGGCTATTGCTTTTGTCTTGACCGCGCTGAGCCTGCTCCATCTGCCGCTGGTGCAGCGCGGCTATGCCCTGGTGGGGCTGGGGGGTGCGGGGTTCCTGGCCGGGGTGGGCTGGCTGGTCGCCACTTCGGTGCCGTTTGGAGTAGGCGCTTTACTTGCGCTGGCGGCGCTGGTGGTGATGGTGGGGATCGGGCTGAGCGAGTCGGGCATCATTCAAAATGACCCCTTCGTAACCAGCAGCATCCTGCTGTGTTCGCTGTTTGTGCTGCTGTTCATCGCCTACCCGCTCTTTACCGTGTTGCGCGAATCGGTGCTGGTCAAGGGGGTCTTCACCCTGAACAAGATTCAGAGCGTCCTGACCTCGCCTCTCTTCATCAGTATCGAAAACCCCTATACCGACCACTCCGAACAACGGCTGGTGAACCTGACCACCTTGGCATTGGGCCTCCTGGGGGCCGGGCTGGCGGCTCGCGGAGACTTTCGCGGGCCTCGAGTCCTGATCGGGCTGGGGGTGGGTTTGGTGCTGGGCTGGATTGCGGGAGCGGGAATTTTCGGCGGCGGGGCCTTCCCCACCAGCCTCTACCTGGCGCTGATCGTGGCCCCCATCACCACCGCCCTGGGGCTGGTCTTTGCGCTCTTAGAACAGCGCTCGAGGGCGGCCTGGGTGCGTCGCAGTCTGGCCGTGGTGAGCATGCTGCCCCTCATTACCCCACCTTTTGTATTTGCTTTTGCCCTCATCTACTGGCTGGGCCGCAGCGGCATCATCACCAGTGACCTGCTGGGCCTGAAGACCAGCTTCCTGTTTGGTATCAACGGGGTGGCCATCGCTCAGATATTTGCCTTCACGCCGGTGGCCTTTCTGATTCTGCGTGGCTCGGTGCAAGGGCTCAACGCGGCCCTCGAGGAGGCCTCGGCCACCCTGCGAGCCCACCCCTGGCATACTTTCCGCAACGTCACCTGGCCGCTGTTGCGTCCCGGCCTGGCCGCAGCTTTTTTGCTCACCATCATCGAGTCGCTGGCCGACTTCGGCAACCCCATGCTGCTGGGCGGCGACCGCAACTTCCTAGCAACCGAGGTCTTCCTGGCCCTGACCGGACGCTACGACCCCAACGAGGCCGCCGTCTATGGCACGGTGCTGCTATGCTTGGTGCTGGCCATTTTTGGTCTGCAGCGGCTGTGGTTGGGCAACACCTCGTTCGTCACGGTCACCGGCAAACCGGGGGCGGGTAACTTCTCGCCCTTGCCAGTCTGGCTCGAGCGCACCCTGCAAACCATCCTGGGCCTGTGGGGGCTGGCGGTGGTGCTGTTGTACTTCTCGATTTTCTTTGGCTCTTTTGTGCAGATCTGGGGCATCAACAATAGCTTTACCTTCAAGCACTACGTAGACCTGACCAACCTGGGCCTGCCGGTACTGCTCAAGACCGCCCAACTAGCCTTTATCAGTGCCATCATCGCTACCTTGGTGGGTTTCTTGATTGCCTACCTGGTCTCGAGGCAGCAGTTCTGGGGTCGGGGGCTGTTGGAGGTGGGTTCGATGCTCTCCTTTGCCACCCCCGGCACGGTGATGGGGGTGGCTTACATCCTGGCCTTTAACACCGGCCCCTGGCTACTCACCGGCACCGGCATCATCATCGTGCTGGCGCTGGTCTTTCGCAACATGCCGGCGGCGGTGCGGGGGGTCATCTCGGGTCTTTCGCAGATTGACAAGAGCCTCGAGGAAGCCTCCACCCTGCTGCGAGCTCCCTCCAGCACCACCCTGCGCCGGGTGCTGATACCCCTGCTCATCCCGCAGCTTCTGGCCGGAATGGTTTTTGCTTTTGTACGCGGCATGACCGCCATCAGCCAGATTATTTTCCTGATTAGCCCCGGAAATGCCCTTGCCACCGTGCTGATGCTGCGCTGGATCGAGCAGGGTGACCTGGGACGGGGTGCGGCCATGGCTACGGTGATGATTTTTGGGCTGCTCACGGTCATCCTAATTCTGTTCGCTGTCTCGCGGCGGCTGGGGCGCGGTGCCTCGCTGGAAACCGCAGTGTGAGGTAACCATGCAACAAGCGGTATCGGTCAAGCTCGAGGGCATCGTCAAGAAATTTGGCAAGGTTACGGCGGTCGAGAAGGTGGATCTGGAGTTACCGGCAGGGAAGCTTATCACCCTGCTGGGCCCTTCGGGCTGCGGCAAAACCACCATCCTGCGCATGGTGGCGGGCCTCGAGCGCCCCACCGAAGGGCGGATTCTCTTTGGCGGGGAAGACGTAACCCGGCTACCGGCTTATCTGCGCGACATCACCATGATGTTCCAAAGCTACGCCCTGTTCCCTCACATGAACGTGTACCAGAACATCGCCTACGGCCTTCAGGTGACCCGCCGCCCCCAGCAGGAAATCCGTGAGCGGGTTGCCGAGGTAGTACGGCAGGTGGGCCTGACGGGCCTCGAGGAGCGCCCGGTGGCGGCTCTCTCGGGGGGGCAGCAGCAGCGCGTGGCCCTGGCCCGCTCGCTGGTGATGCAGCCCCGGGTGCTGCTCTTCGACGAACCGCTTTCCAACCTCGATGCCAAGCTGCGCAAACGGGTGCGCGAGGAAATCCGCGACCTGCAACAACAGCTAGGCATCACCTCGCTCTACGTGACCCACGACCAAGAAGAGGCCATGGCCATCTCCGACCTGGTAGTACTCATGAACAAGGGGGTGATCGAGCAGCAAGGCGACCCCCGCACCCTCTATACCAAACCCAAGAGCCGTTTCGCCGCCGACTTCATCGGGCGGGCCAACTTCCTCGAGGGGAAGTACCAGGGGGGCTATGTGGAGGTGGCCGGCTACCGCCAGTCTTACCAACAAGAGGGTATCTCGGGCAAGGTAACCGTGATGGTGCGCCCCGAAGCCCTACGGGTTTACCGCGAAGGTGAGGGCCTCGAGGGCACCATGCACCAGGTCTCCTTTCTGGGCTCCTCTACCGAGTTTAGCGTGGATACCCCGGTAGGGCGGCTCGAGGGGGTGGTCGCCGGCGACGCCCCAGAACTTCCGGGCCGCGGCGAAAGGGTCAAGGTTCAGTTCGCGCCCCAGGGGATGTTCCTGCTGCCCGCCTGAGAGCGGCTTAAACGCATACCCGGCAACAGCAGCCTTTGCTGTGCCAGGCATTCGCAACAAGCACGAAGGCCATGAATCTGGCCGTAAGTAGGTAAAAGAACAACCCGCGCCCACGCCCGCCGGGAACTCCGGTGACATTAGCTTTGACCCTTTGGCAACCTAGAGCGCTCTTCGCAAATATTGAGCCATCGGGGACTAAGTGGTCTGGTAACAAAATACGCAGTATGGGGTTTAGCCTTCAGAACGCGCCGTGTCTCGTAAACCTGGGCCTTCGGTGCCTTGCCTGTACGGTCATGCAAAAAGCACCCCACCCCGCTTCGCCCCTTCCCTCCCCTACTGCGTAGGGGAGGCCAGGTGGGGTGGCTGACCTGGCCCTTCACCCAGCGGATTGGGGGCCTTGCCTGATACCCTCCCCCACCCTCCCTACGCGGTAGGGAGGGCGTTTTTAGGCCATCTCGGGGGCCGAAGTGGGATGGAATCTCTACATCGATGTATTCGGTGTGCGGTACATAACTTCGGAAATTTAGTTACCAGACCACTAAGAATCTTTTGTCCTGGACAGAACAGTGGCTGCCGGGATGGGCGGCCACGTCTGTGAAGAGCGGCAAGCTGTCGGGGCAACCAAAGTGGAACGGAATTGACCCCACGGGATGCCGATCTGACGCAACACCCCGTGGGGAGATTAGGTTTGGAGCTAGTTTTTCTCGGCAGCGCCTATATCGCAGCTACCGTTCTGTGGGCGGCTTACCCCGCGGGCATCGGCGGCCACCGCATTGCCGTTCAAGTCCACGCAGTTCGCGGCGGGAATCTTGTCCAGTACCGGGCTACCCGGGTTCGGCAGGTGGGTCTGTACCGGGCCGCCGTTGTTCGCCAAGGCGCCCAGGCTGGGGTCTTGGTTGAGGATGTCGGTGCTGTCGCGGGTGAAGGAGCAGTCCGCGTTGCTCTTGATGAGGTTGTACCCGCTGCTTGTAAGGCTCCCCTCGCACTCCGGCCCGGTGCCGCCGGTAGCGGTGTTGCCGGCCAGGATGACCCCTTTGAGCTTGACGGTTCCATCCGCCCTCAGGCCGCCTCCCCGAGGCGCGGTGTTGCCGGTGATGGTCGAGAAAGCCACGTTCAGGGTGCCACTGTTATAAATCCCCCCACCGCCGTAAGAATCCGTTGTGCTGTTCCCGCTCACCGTCACGTTGGTGAGGGTGGCGGTGCCGGAGTTGTGGATACCGCCGCCTTGGTTCCCACTTACGGTCGTGTTGGTGAGAATAGCGGTGCCTGTGTTGTCAACACCCATCCCTATGTTTCCGCTCACAGTTACATTGAAAAGGGTGAGGGTAGCGCCGCCAAAGGAAAAGTCAAAGCTATAAATGCCCGTACCTCCGTTGCCGCTTACGGTCACGTTGGTGAGGGTGGCGGTGCTGCCCCAGTTTTCAACACCTGCACCTCCATTCCAGCTAACAATTGCGTTGGTGAGGGTGAGGATAGCGCCGCCCCAACCACCACTGCGAACGCCCACACCCCCGTTCTCGCTTACGATCACGTTGGTGAGAGTTAGTCTAGATACAGTTGCATTGTAAATTCCAACATCTCTATTCCTGTAGACAATCACGTTTGTAAGGGTAGTGCTGCCTCCATTATCAAGGCCACTTCCATTGTTTCGTAAGACCATATTCCTTAGGGTAAGAGTTCCGCGATAGTTTGATACAGCCGTGTTGCTGTTTTGGCCAGTTAGATTTTCCAAAACAACGGTTTTGCCAGGGTATACCTCGATCAACCCCGTGAAGTTGTTGCCGTCCAGGATGGTGGTATCGCGATCCGCCCCGCGAAGGGTGATGTTGCTATTGAGATCCAGGTCGTCGCTCTGCTCGTCCACGCTGCTGGTGCGGGTGAGGGTGTAGGTGCCCGCCGGGAGGTTGATGATTACCGGCGCAGAGAGGGCGTTGGCCTCCATCACCGCTGCCCGCAAGGAGCAGTTGCCGTTTGCGTCGGCGCAGGTACCGTTGCCGGGGTCGGCGTCAATGGTGTCGGCGGTGGTGTTGACGTTGAAGACAGTAGCCTGGTTCACTACCAGGGTCAGGGTAGCGGTAGGCTGGATGCTTCCCGAGGCTGCTTTCAGGGTGAGGGTGTGCTGGCCCACGGGGGTGGCCGCGGTGGTGGCGATGGTTAGATTTTGCTGAAGGTTGCTGCTCCCCACAGTGAGGCTGGTAGGCGATACCGTTACGCCGACCGGGGGGTTCACCAGGCTCAGGGTTACCTCGCCACTGAAGCCGTTTTGGGGGGTAAGGGTCAGTTGGGTGGTTTTGCTTTCGCCCTGGGTGGCGGTCAGGCTGGTGGGGTTGAGGGAGATGGTGAAGCTCGGCCCGCTCTGAACGGTTAGGGTCAGGTTGGCTTCTTGGGTCTTGCCGCCGCCTGTGGCACGAACCTTGAGGTTGTAGGTGTTGGGGGCAACGCCCGTACCAACGCTCACCGTCAGGTCTTGGTTTACAGAGTTGCTGCCCGTAACGTTCACGCTGGCCGGAGAAAGAGTGATCCCCGAGACTGTAGCCCCGCTGCTGTTTACCAGGCTCAGGCTAACCGCGCCGGTAAAGCCGTTCTGGGGTGTTACGGTAATCAGTGTGGTGGCAGAACCACCGGGCGCCGCGGTGAGGCTGGCGCTGCTGAGGCTAATGCCAAAACCAGCCGTGGCGCCGCCGCCTGTGCCCCCGCCCGGATCCCCGCAAGCAGCTAAAAAAACCAGTAACGTACCCAATAGCGAAAGATTCCCAAACTTCATGTGATCGGCCTCCTTATGTGGCGCATGCTTTGTTTGTGTGCATTTTTCCGGTTTCGAGGGCATAGAATGGATTTTGATTTCGAATATCATCCTCCTAGAAAAGTTTCTATGGCTCGAGTCTGAGTGAGTATAGCATGAATTTTTTCTTATACTAGCGATATTCCATATGTAGGTTTATTATTTATACCTAGTATATTTTTTACTTTGGTTTTGTGAAGTACTGCTTATGTTCTGATTGTGCTGCCCTCCCTTAAGCAACGCTCAATCCCAATCCCAAGATTTCTTTAGGCTTCGCTCAAGCAGGGCCAGGGGCCGCCGCCTAGCCTGAAGACATGATGCTCCGTTTTCTAATCGCCCTGTTATGGCTCATCCCGCTGGCATCCATTTCTCTGGCCCAGTCGCGCACGGTAGAGGTGATTGTGGAGCTGGAAGGGCCTCAGCTACCCCGTGGGCAAGCCCGGGCCGAGTTGATGCGCCTGCTCAAGGCCCATCTCGGCCAGATGCAGGGCCGTCTCAAAATTAAGGCGGCCGAGGGGTTCTGGGCCAGCCAGAGTTTTCTGGTGCGCCTGCCCGAGTCGCAGGTAGGGCGGCTGTTGCAGGTACCGGGGGTGCGGCGGGTGTATGCCAACCGGGCGGTGCGCATAGCCCAGCCGGTGGCCTCGGCCCTTTCGACTCCGGTCAACAGTGGCAGCAACTGGGCTCTGGAGCGCATCGGGGCGCCGGCCCTGTGGGCCAGTGGCCTGCGCGGCCAGGGGATTCGCATTGGGCATCTGGACACCGGCGTGGACGCCGCTCACCCCGACCTGCGGGGCAAAATCGCCGCGTTTGCCGTGGTCAGCGCCGATGGCACCCCCCGCCCCAGCGAGCCCTACGACTCCTCGCTCCACGGAACCCATACCGCCGGGCTCCTGGTGGGTAACAACGTGGGGGTGGCCCCCGAGGCCCGCCTGGTTTCGGCGCTAGTGCTGCCTGATGGCTACGGCACCCTGGCGCAGGTGTTGGGTGGGCTGGACTGGGTGCTCGAGCAAAACGTGCAGGTGGTCTCGATGTCGCTGGGGCTGGAAGGCACCTGGACAGAGTTTGCTGCGGTTATTGAACGCATGAAACAACTGGGGGTGCTACCCGTGTTTGCCATCGGGAACTCCGCCAGCAGCACCGCCTCACCGGGCAACATGCCGGATGTACTGGGCATTGGGGCCACCGACCCTTCCAACCGCGTAGCAGGCTTTAGCAGCCGGGGCGAGGTACGCTGGGGGGCGCCTTACCACGTGGTGCTGAACAAACCCGACCTGGTCGCTCCGGGCGTGGAGGTACTCTCGACCATTCCCGGCGGGCGTTATATGGCCATGAGCGGCACTTCGGTGAGCACCGCCTTAGCCGCCGGCAGCGCTGCCTTACTGATGTCGGGGGGCTTCAAAGCCGAGCAAGTGCGCCAAGCTCTGCTCAGCTCGGCGCAAAACCTCGAGCTAGCCGGCAGTGGGCGGGGACTCCTTCGCCTGGGCGAAGCCCTGGCCCTACTACGCCCCAGACAACCGGACTCCGTGCAAACCGCGCAGCCCACCCCACCACCTTCCCAGACCAGCCCACCCCCTACCAGCAATCCACAACCAGGGGAGAAAACCGCCTTGCTGATCCTCGAGACCACCGGCATAGATGGAGCCAAGCAGGCCCTGGAGGGCCTGGGCTTTCGCCTCGAGGTGATGCAGATCAAACCCGAACAGCGCCCCGGCCCCGACAAGATCGATGATTTTGCCCTGGTGGTCTGGATGTTGCCCCCCAACTGGAGCGACCACTGGCCCGAGCCCCAGCGCAAAATGCTGCGGGCCTATGTGGAGCAAGGCGGACGGCTGATGCTCGTCAGCCACAACCAGGGCCAGCGCCCGGTGGCCGAGTCCAGCGCTTACGGTAAGGGCAAGGCCAGCTTCGTGAGCGGCGACCTAAGCAGCCTGAGCCCGGAGCGGCGGGCCCAGGTTTTCCAGGGCGTGATCCAGCAGTTGATGCGCTAATTATCGCGCTCTTCACAGACGTGGCCGCCCACGAAAACGAGAAAGGACAAGCAGACGTGCCTCACCTCGGTGAGGCACGCTTGTCTGCGTTGCGTCTAGGCCCAGACGCATGTTTTCGAGTTTCCAGGCGGCCACTGTTCTGTCCAGGACAAAGCTTTCTCGAAGTTGAAAGGCTCATAGTATGTGAAGAGCACTCTAGTCCGTCGCCTGGGCGTAGTCCTCCACCGGCGGGCAGGCGCACATAATATTGCGGTCGCCGTACACATTGTCTACCCGGTTCACCGGGCTCCAGTATTTGTCCAGAGCCGACTGCCCGCTAGGGAAACAGCCCTGGGCGCGGGTGTATTTGCGGTTCCACTGTTCATCGGCAATGTCCAGCACGGTGTGGGGCGCATGGCGCAGGGGGCTTTCTTCGGCCGTGAACACACCCTGCTCTACCTGGGCAATTTCTTCCCGAATGGCAATCATGGCGCTGATAAAGCGGTCAAGCTCGTGTTTGGACTCCGACTCGGTAGGCTCGACCATCAGGGTGCCGGGCACCGGGAAGCTCATGGTGGGGGCGTGGAAGCCGTAGTCAATGAGGCGCTTGGCAATATCCTCGGCAGTAACGTCGAACTTCTTGAAGGCCCGCGGGTCGAGGATGCACTCGTGCGCTACCCGGCCTTTTTCGTTTTTGTAGAGCACCGGAAAGTAGGGCTCGAGCCGGCTGGCAATGTAGTTGGCGTTCAGAATGGCCACTTCGGTGGCTCGTTTGAGGCCTTCGCTGCCCATCATCCAGATGTATGCAAAGGAGATGGGCAGAATAGAGGCCGATCCATAAGGCGCTGCCGAGACCGGCCCTACCGGTGCGGTGCCGCCGTCCAGCACCGGGTGCCCCGGCAGGAAGGGAGCCAGGTGGGCCTTGACCCCAATAGGCCCCATTCCGGGCCCGCCGCCGCCGTGGGGAATGGCAAAGGTTTTGTGCAGGTTGAGGTGCGAGACATCGGCCCCGTAGTGGCCGGGCTTGGCCAGCCCTACCTGGGCGTTGAGGTTGGCCCCGTCCAGATAAACCTGCCCCCCGTAGCGGTGCACAATCTCGCATAGCTCACGGATTTTCTCCTCGAAGACCCCGTGGGTGGAGGGGTAGGTGACCATCACCGCCGCCAGCTTGTCGGCGTGCTGCTTTGCTTTGGCCTCGAGGTCCTGTAAGTCCACGTAGCCTTGCTCGTCGCAGGCCACCACCACCACCTCCATCCCGGCCATGTGCGCCGAGGCCGGGTTGGTGCCGTGGGCCGAGGAGGGAATCAGGCAAACATTTCGGTGCCCCTCGCCCCTAGAGCGATGGTAGGCCCGGATGGCTAGCAGCCCGGCATACTCCCCCTGGGCCCCCGAGTTGGGCTGGAGCGAGATGGCATCGTAGCCGGTAATCTCGCACAGCCAGCGGCTCAGGGTCTCGAAGAGTTCCTGGTAGCCCTGGGCTTGCTCGGCGGGGGCGAAGGGGTGCAGGTTGGCAAACTCGGGCCAGCTGATGGGCATCATCTCGGCAGCGGCGTTGAGCTTCATGGTGCAGGAGCCCAGCGGAATCATGGCCCGGTCTAGCGCCAGGTCGCGGTCGGCCAGCTTGCGCATGTAGCGCATCAGCTCGGTCTCGGAGTGGTAGCGGTTGAAGACCGGATGGGTCAGGTACCGGGAGGTGCGCTGTAATGCGATAGGTAGGTGGTTTTCGGGCGCGAAGTCCTCGAACTTGAAGCCGCCTCCAAACGCCTGCCAGACGGCCTCCACAATCTCCGGGGTGGTGGTCTCGTCGAGGGCGATGCCGATGTGGGCCTCGTCTAGCCTGCGCAGATTAATGCGCCGTTTGCGGGCCTCACCCAGGATTTCCTCCACCCGGCCCTCGGCCCGGATGGTCAGGGTATCGAAGAAGTGCTCGTTCACCCGCTCGAAGCCCAGTCGCTTCAGGCCGGCGGCCAGCACACCGGTTTTGTGGTGGATATCCTGGGCAATCTCGCGCAAGCCCTCCGGCCCGTGGTAGACCGCATACATCGAAGCGATGACGGCCAGCAAGACCTGCGCGGTGCAGATATTGGAGGTCGCTTTCTCGCGGCGGATGTGCTGCTCGCGGGTCTGGAGGGTGAGACGGTAGGCCCGGTTGCCCCTCGAGTCTATCGAAACCCCCACCAGCCGCCCCGGCAAAGCCCGCTTGAGGGCGTCCTTGACCGCCATATAGCCCGCGTGGGGCCCGCCGTAGCCCATCGGCACCCCAAAGCGCTGGGCCGAGCCCACGGCCATATCGGCCCCCAGCTCGCCGGGCGGGGTGAGCAGGGTAAGGGCCAGCAGGTCGGCGGCCACCACCACCAACCCCCCCGCAGCCCGCACTTTTTCGATGTAAGGCCGCAGGTCACGGATCTGTCCCAGGGTGTCGGGGTACTGGAAAATGGCCCCAAAAAGCGTTTCGGGGTACAGGTCGGCCTCGAGGTCGCCCACCACCAGCTCCCAGCCCAAAGGCTCGGCGCGGGTTTGCAGCACGGCCAGGGTCTGGGGGTGCAGGTTCTTGTCGGCAAAAAACACCTTGCGCGGCTCTTTGCAACTGCGCTGGGCTACGGCCATAGCCTCGGCAGCTGC
This genomic stretch from Meiothermus sp. harbors:
- a CDS encoding S8 family serine peptidase, which codes for MMLRFLIALLWLIPLASISLAQSRTVEVIVELEGPQLPRGQARAELMRLLKAHLGQMQGRLKIKAAEGFWASQSFLVRLPESQVGRLLQVPGVRRVYANRAVRIAQPVASALSTPVNSGSNWALERIGAPALWASGLRGQGIRIGHLDTGVDAAHPDLRGKIAAFAVVSADGTPRPSEPYDSSLHGTHTAGLLVGNNVGVAPEARLVSALVLPDGYGTLAQVLGGLDWVLEQNVQVVSMSLGLEGTWTEFAAVIERMKQLGVLPVFAIGNSASSTASPGNMPDVLGIGATDPSNRVAGFSSRGEVRWGAPYHVVLNKPDLVAPGVEVLSTIPGGRYMAMSGTSVSTALAAGSAALLMSGGFKAEQVRQALLSSAQNLELAGSGRGLLRLGEALALLRPRQPDSVQTAQPTPPPSQTSPPPTSNPQPGEKTALLILETTGIDGAKQALEGLGFRLEVMQIKPEQRPGPDKIDDFALVVWMLPPNWSDHWPEPQRKMLRAYVEQGGRLMLVSHNQGQRPVAESSAYGKGKASFVSGDLSSLSPERRAQVFQGVIQQLMR
- the gcvP gene encoding aminomethyl-transferring glycine dehydrogenase, translated to MHSQKPRSTDFSRRHIGPTPEDIQAMLKAVGVSTLDELIEQTVPASIREATPLEIGPGLSETEMLARMRAIAEKNQVFTSLIGQGYHGTILPPVIQRNLLENPAWYTAYTPYQPEISQGRLEALLNFQTMVADLTGLDIANASLLDEATAAAEAMAVAQRSCKEPRKVFFADKNLHPQTLAVLQTRAEPLGWELVVGDLEADLYPETLFGAIFQYPDTLGQIRDLRPYIEKVRAAGGLVVVAADLLALTLLTPPGELGADMAVGSAQRFGVPMGYGGPHAGYMAVKDALKRALPGRLVGVSIDSRGNRAYRLTLQTREQHIRREKATSNICTAQVLLAVIASMYAVYHGPEGLREIAQDIHHKTGVLAAGLKRLGFERVNEHFFDTLTIRAEGRVEEILGEARKRRINLRRLDEAHIGIALDETTTPEIVEAVWQAFGGGFKFEDFAPENHLPIALQRTSRYLTHPVFNRYHSETELMRYMRKLADRDLALDRAMIPLGSCTMKLNAAAEMMPISWPEFANLHPFAPAEQAQGYQELFETLSRWLCEITGYDAISLQPNSGAQGEYAGLLAIRAYHRSRGEGHRNVCLIPSSAHGTNPASAHMAGMEVVVVACDEQGYVDLQDLEAKAKQHADKLAAVMVTYPSTHGVFEEKIRELCEIVHRYGGQVYLDGANLNAQVGLAKPGHYGADVSHLNLHKTFAIPHGGGGPGMGPIGVKAHLAPFLPGHPVLDGGTAPVGPVSAAPYGSASILPISFAYIWMMGSEGLKRATEVAILNANYIASRLEPYFPVLYKNEKGRVAHECILDPRAFKKFDVTAEDIAKRLIDYGFHAPTMSFPVPGTLMVEPTESESKHELDRFISAMIAIREEIAQVEQGVFTAEESPLRHAPHTVLDIADEQWNRKYTRAQGCFPSGQSALDKYWSPVNRVDNVYGDRNIMCACPPVEDYAQATD